The genomic window CCCTCAGTGTTGAAGTACTAAAAGATGCGAAACGCATCGAGATTGGTCATAGTACCGATAAACACAAAAACATTAGCCAGCGAATTTTGTTAAGTGACCACCTAGATCACAAACAAGCGCAGTTAAGCGCGATTTGTAAAGACGAATTCGAGCAAATGCTTATCTTTACAGCTACTAAAGCAGACTCTGATCGCTTAGCTGCCTTACTTTGTGAACAAGGCGTTAATACGGCTGCATTGCACGGTGATTTACCGCAAGCCCAACGTAATAAGGTAATGGACGATTTTAAGCGTACGGTGACCAAGGTACTGGTGGCAACAGATATCGCAGCACGTGGTCTTGATATCAAACACGTCAGTCATGTTGTGAACTTTGATTTACCTAAACACCCTGAAGACTATATCCATCGTATCGGTCGTACAGGCCGGGCTGGCAACTCAGGCGTAGCTATTAGTTTGGTGAGTAAAAAAGATTGGGCAAGCTTCGAGCGTATTCAATTATTACTCAAAACGAAGTTTAAGTTTGACACAATTGAAGGCTTAAAAGCGCGTTTTAAAGGATTAAAACCTAAAGCACCAGCTAAGCGTAAGCCAGTTGTAAAAAGATTATCAGCAATTAAGAAAGCTAGTAATAAGCCCGCACTTAAAGCGAAAGCGAAAAAGCTCGATAAGTCGTTTGTTGATAGTGTTGAAGTGGGCCATATCCCAATGAAGCGTAAGCCACGTGTGCGCAATGATGACGAGAGTTAAAACCGTTTAACGAAAATTATCTTAGACTTTCTCTATTCCATAAAAAATGCCGCTATCAAGCGGCATTTTTGTGAGTGCAGTTGTTATTTATTGCTTAACAACCGTTGCATCAGTCACTGGGATGACTTTACCGCCACTACCGATAAAGGTGGCTAATTCACTTTGCATTTCTAAAAGAACTTTAGTGTTACCTTCAACCGTAGTACCGCCACGCGTCACATCATTGGTTAAGATAGAGCTATGATGACCATCAGTAAAGCGAACGATACCTTTCATACCATCAGCATTCATCATGGTTTCAGATACTGAAATCAGCTCCATTAGTTTAGCAAGCGGCTCGGTACCTGACAGCGGTGAATTTTTCGCTTGGTTTGGTACAACTTGGTCAGGCAGATTATCAGCACCATCGCCCACAACTTCCATCACGTGCATAGCATCAGTGTTGCCAGCAATCATACTGCCGTAGTTAATCGGATCACTTGCATCAACCGCCGTCTGTGCTGCAAAAGCAAATTGCGCCGAGAATGGACCATATACAGCGTCAACTAACGCTGTATATTGTGGTGCATTGGCTTCTTTTAATGCAGCTAGTTGATCTGCGGTAATACCTTGTGCTGCAGCTGTGCTTGCCAACAGATCTTGGAACGTAGATGATGAAGTTAAACCATCTTTAACTGTACCACCGAATGAACCAGACTCTAATAAGAAGCCAGGAATACCACCGCCAGGTGCTAGGAATGACGCGGCTTTAATACCGTAAGGGTTACCTGGAACTTCGATAGATAGCGGACGGTTAGCGTTAGCTACAAAGCTCACACCAGTAATCGCGCCTAACGAGTGACCGTAGAAACTAACGTTTGTTGGATCAATCTTTAGTGAAGGGTCGTTTGCTTTAGCATTAAGTGCAAGACGCAAGGCCAGCAAATCCATTTCTGATTGACGTAGGTTATCACGTGCAGTTAGCAAACTTGCAAGGTTTAGGTAAGTCGTAGAATTACCCGGAATTGTTTGCTCGCCAACTTTAGTATCAGAAGCACCAATTGGCAACACGCCTAGTGGTGTCGTCATTTGACCAACACGAGCGCCGTGCAATGGATGATCGATTGCAACGACAACGATACCCGCTTCCGCCATCGCGCCAGCAAACGGCAATAAAGTTTCTTTGGTGGTTGTAATACCGTGTTGGTAAATCATTACCGGCCAACCTGCTGCAGGCATCTCAATTGGATCTTCGCCACGTGCTGCGCGACCAGCATTAATTACTGCTTCATTAGGCACAGAAATTAACATTGGAATTTGCGCGACTGACTGCACTTTAGGTAGTGGATTAAATTTCGTTAAATGGCGTACTTGATCTAAAGGTACATTGACTTTTTGGCCATTCACTTCAACTTCAACGGTAAACGTCATACCAACAAGGTTAGCTGGATTGTTGTCAAATGCACCACGACCCAATGCTTGTGCTTGTGGAGCGTATTGCGCTGCAAATGATTCAGCAGAAAGAACACCTGATTGTAGTGCACCAACTACCGTAATCGGACTATCACCCATCGCTTCAAAGCGACTAAATAGTTCTGGACAATTAACTGGGTTTGGCGTTGGCATCTCTGCCGTTGTCTTACAGCCAGCTGCAGTTGGTGTTTTCAGATATTGTGGCGCATTCAATGTTGCGTTGTACATCATTGCGCGACTTGCACTATCAAATGCCTGTTTACCGGCAGGTGTACTAGGATCAACCGCACCAGCACCAACAAGCATTTGACCAGCAGTGAATGTTGTCGATGTAAACGGCGTAATCACTGGCGCGCTCGCCAGCATACCTAACTTAGCCACATCAAATACATCGCTAGTTGATTGCGTCGTAAAGCCAGCAGAATACACTAAAGAATCTTTATCTACACCAGCACCATCTAGTGCATTTTCATATGAATTAATTAAAGTTTGAAGACTTAACTGACTCGGTAAAGGAAGAGGTTTAGTATTGACATCGATACGCACAGACTCATAAGTAGAAGACGGCGCAAGTGCATTCCCGTTAGAATCTGTTACTAGATTCGTCACTGCAACTAAGTAACCTTGTTTGGCTTTAAATGGCTTAATTGGCACCATTACAATTTGGCTGCCAGATACTGTGGTAACAAAATCAACACCAAAGGTTAATTCTTCACCAATCTTACATGCACTCACTGAAGGCGCTGTAGTACATTCAGCATCCGGAGATAACGGACCGCCTAGCGTTGCTTCAAATACACGCACCGCACCAGCTTGTGACACACTTGTTGGCTCTAAGCTAACGCCTTGTGCCATTTTTACGTTAATTGACATTGGTGCTACAGTTGACCAACCATCTAATGCGCCAATAGCTGTTGATGGATCGTAGTAGTTAATTGCAGCGCCCGCAGGTACAGTTTCACCTGGCATATTTAAAGTGCCGTCAGTCGTACCACTAAATAATAAATCGTTAGGAACGGGAACTATCGCGTTGGCAGGATCGTAATCGATGCGTGAAAGTGGTAGTTGTTGACCACCGTTATCAATGACTTCTTCTTTAATTTCAGCAACGGTATCACCGCCACCACAAGCTGTTAGCCCTAGTGCACTAGCAACTGCCACACTAAGCATTAACTTTTTCATAAAATTCTCCATTTCCTTTAGTTATTATTTTTAATTCTCTCGATAAGCTTGCTAGAATAGCGCCAAATTTCGAGAGCAATTTTGGATAATTGTTACAGATTAGGCTCAACTTAACCTAAAGAAAGCCAATAATCTACACCTTTAAAGCACTAATTTAAGTAAAATTTGCTGCAAATTCAGCCAAATATTTAAAACATGCGTTTAAAGCTGGAATTTCATTTAGGTAAAATGCTCTAAAACCTATCATCAGGAAACTCTTAATGTTTGATTTTACTTGTCAAAAAAATGCCCTACACGAACGTGTTATTCTTGTTACCGGTGCTGGCGACGGTATCGGCCGCCAAGCGGCGCTAAGCTATGCTGAGCATGGCGCTACTGTTATTTTATTAGGAAAAACCGTCGCTAAATTAGAAGCAGTTTATGATGAAATCACCAATGCGGGTTACCCACAGCCAGCAATTATTCCGCTTGATCTTAAAGGGGCAACGCGTCAAAACTACTTAGATATGGCTGATACCATAGAACAGCAGTTCGGGCGTTTAGATGGCGTCTTGCACAACGCTTCAATTTTGACGGTACTTTCACCATTTGATGAAATTGAAGAAGATAGTTTCGACGACATTATGCAAGTTAATGTCAAAGCGCCATTTATTATGACGCAAGCCCTGTTGCCACTTTTACGCGCAACTAAAAACAGTTCTGTTATTTTCACCTCTAGCGGCGTTGGTCGTAAAGGGCGCGCATTTTGGGGGGGGTACGCCATTTCTAAATTCGCCACCGAAGGCATGATGGAAACGCTTGCTGATGAAGTGAGTGGTACAAATGTACGCGTTAATTCTATTAACCCGGGCGCTACTGCTACCCAAATGCGCTCACGTGCTTATCCAGGTGAAGATGCTAAAACGCTAAAAACACCATTAGAAATTATGCCTGTCTATTTATATCTAATGTCTGACGACAGCATTGAAACAAACGGACAAGCACTCAACGCACAAAAGTAATTTAATAAACCCGAACGCTGGTTGATTAAAATAAGGAAAGGTTTGGTGATGGGGAATCATCACCGCCTTTACTTTGCGATTGCTTTCTGCGCTTACGACGCTGACAGAGGCGAATAACCTTACTTTTGTCAGCGTCACTCAATCGATGCCAATAAAAGCGTTCATCGCGACTTCGAAAACATCCCTTACAATAGCCGCGATTGTTGACCTCACATATGCCAATGCAAGGACTCTCGATGGTGAAAAGCTGTAATTGGTCACGCAGTTCATTTTTCATGCAATTATCATTACCCAGCTTTTATCCCATTACAAGCTAAGATATTACCAATTGCCCTAACCCTTTGGTCTATTATGATGCCTTAATCGTTTATAACCGCCAATCTCCTGTGCTAGGGTCTGTTAATCCTCATTTTAAATAAGTAATTATGAACAGACACTACCGCCTTGTTATTTCCTGCCCCGATCAAATCGGGATCGTTTCAAAAATAAGCCAATTCATTGCCAAGCATCAGGGGTCAATCACCGAAGCTAACCATCACACTGACGTTCAAGATAACTGGTTTTTTATGCGCCATAAGATCGCTGCGGACACCTTTCCATTATCACTAGAACAATTTCGCCAAGAGTTCACGCCGCTTGCTAAGGAGCTAAATCTCGACTGGTCAATTACCGACAGCGGCGTGAAAAATAAAGTCATACTAATGTGCAGCAAAGAATCCCACTGTTTGGTTGATATTCTCAATCAATGGCATAGTGGCGATCTCGATTGTGATATCTCATGCGTTATTTCTAATCATCCAGATTTTAGTGAACTTGTTAAATGGTACGGTATTCCCTATCACCATGTACCAGTGACACGAGATAAATCGATTCACTTTAATCAAATCACTGAGCTGATTGATAAATACGATAGCGACACAGTGGTGCTCGCGCGCTACATGCAAATATTGCCCAGTAACATGTGCGATCGCTTTCATCATCAAATCATTAATATTCACCATAGTTTTCTACCGTCTTTTGTCGGTGCTAAACCTTATCACCAAGCCTATAACCGTGGAGTTAAACTCATTGGCGCGACCTGCCATTATGTCACGCAAGACTTAGATGAAGGCCCAATCATTGAACAAGACGTTGCACGAGTGAGTCATCGCATGACACCACAGGACATGGTGCGATTAGGGAAAGATGTCGAAAAGCGCGTTCTTTCTAACGGCCTTAGAATGCACCTTGAAGGTCGTGTTATAGTGCACGACAACAAAACAATAATATTGGATTAGCAATGTCATCACTCTACCAAGTTGAAGGTATCAAGGCCTTCAACGACAACTATATTTGGGCGATCACTAAAACGGATAACAATCACTGTGTTGTCGTTGATCCCGGCTCAGCAAAAGAAGTTATCAGTTTCTTAGAGCAACATCAGCTGCAACTTACCGCGATTTTAATTACCCACCATCACAACGATCACATCGGTGGCGTGCCAACGCTCACCGAGCGATTCCCCGATGTTGTGGTTTACGGCCCATCTAAGGAAGCACAAAGAGTCGTGCAACAACCGCTATCACAAGATGATGTCATCACCATTGAGTCTCTTGGCTTAACGTTAAAAGTGCTTGATGTGCCGGGACACACGCTCGGCCATATAGCTTATTGTGATAACCATTCACTATTTTGCGGTGATACGCTGTTTTCAGGAGGATGTGGGCGTATGTTTGAAGGCGATCCCTCGATGTTTTCATCATCACTAAAAAAACTTTCACAGTTGCCAACAACGACCAAGGTTTATTGTGCTCACGAATACACCTTAAGCAATTTAAAATTTGCAAAGTCCGTCTTACCAACAGCTAGCGAATTAGATGACTACATTGCTCATTGTAATCACCAACGCGAGCGCGACTTACCAACAATTCCAAGTAACATCAACACTGAACTTGCCATCAATCCTTTTATGCGCCTTAATGATCCAACTTTAATTGATTCACTCAATCAACAATTTGATTTATCACTGTCAATAAATGGCGATATTAGTGAAACCTTTAAATGGTTAAGGCACTGGAAAGATACCTTTTAGCAAAATAGCGTCTATTGAACTTTTCTAGCGCTATAGCTTTTGCTGACATTGCGATACAATAGCGCGATTTTATTGTTTTTGGATTTTCTTTTGAACAAAGTTAAGCATTTAGTATTTCCCACATTATTCTTTTCTGGATTAATGGGCTGTCAGTCTACGACGGCACCAAAACACCAACCAATTGCAGCTCAACCCGTTGTGGAACAACCTGCACCTATTGTTGTTGAAGAAGTTGCCCCTATTGCTGTTGTCAAAGCACCTACCCCGCAAGAAGTTGAAAACCTGTGGTATAGAATCCAAATGCAGTTTTCGCTACCGCACGAAGATAAAAAGGCGGTAACCAGTCAATTAAACTGGTACAAGAAACATCCAAAATATATCCAACGCATGTCAAACCGCGCGGCGCCGTATTTGTTCTTTATCGTCGAAGAAGTTGAGCGACGCGACATGCCTTTAGAGATCGCCCTACTACCGATTGTGGAAAGTGCTTTTGATCCTTTTGCCTATTCACATGGCGCGGCCTCAGGGATGTGGCAAATCATTGGCGATACAGGCAAACGTTTCGGATTAAAAAGCAATTGGTGGTATGACGGACGTCGTGACATTGTTGCATCGACCCACGCGGCTTTAGACTACTTACAGTTTTTACATAAGCACTTTAAAGGCGACTGGTTACATGCGTTAGCCGCCTATAACTCAGGTGAAGGTCGTGTCGGTCGAGCTATTCGCAAAAACAAAAAACTCGGAAAGCCTACCGATTTTTGGTCGTTGAAACTACCAGCTGAAACGCGAGACTATGTGCCTAAACTCCTTGCTTTGGCAAAGTTGCTAGACGATCCTAAAAAATACAACCTTGTTTGGCCAACGTTACCTAACACACAACAAGTTGCAGAGGTAAGTACAGGATCGCAAATTGACCTTGCGCTAGCAGCTAAGTTAGCCGACATGGAATTAAAAGCTCTTTATAAACTCAACCCAGGGTTTAATCGATGGGCGACTCCACCAAATGGTGATGTTAAACTGCTACTACCCTTAGCCAAATCAGAGACATTTAAACAAGCATTGGCAAAGACGCCTAAAAAAGACCGTTTACACTGGACTCGTTACCAAATTAAAAATGGCGACACGCTTGGCCAGATAGCACAACGTCATCAAACGACAGCATCTATCATACGCCAAATCAACAATTTAAGCGGTAATAATATTCGTGCGGGTAAACATCTACTAATCCCGATCGCTGCGAACAACCTTAGCGATTATCAGCTTTCCGCTGATTCACGATTAGCAGCGACGCAGAACAAAAAGCGCGGCCAGTTAAAAACGACGCATATCGTACAATCAGGCGATAACTTATGGGATATCGCGCGCAAATATAAGGTAAGCCATCGCAGTATTGCCAAATGGAATGGCATGGCACCTACTGATAATCTGCGCCTTGGCAAGAAATTAGTAATCTGGCTGGATGGAAAACACACATCGACAGGGCCTGGTAATAAAGTTGTTCGTACCATTACTTATCGCGTTAAAAACGGTGACTCTATCGCCCGAATCGCCCAAAAATTTAATTTGAAAGTAAAAGATGTCGTTAAATGGAATGCTTTAAATGTTAAAAAGTATTTACAACCAGGACAGCGCTTAAAGCTAAAAGTTGATGTGACGCAAATCAACTCATAACCAATTTATATTTAAAAATTAGAAACTTAAGTAAAGTCATGCACGATTAATCGATATTAAACAGATGTTTCCTTTTGGAAACGTTTCCTCAAATGTGAAAAAAAAGATACTTATTTTGTTGGGTCTCATTGATGGCTAGTGTAAGATACGTCAGATAATAATAGATGAGCAACAGAGAAAGTTATGATCAGTGTATTTGATATGTTTAGTATTGGCATAGGGCCATCGAGTTCCCATACCGTTGGTCCAATGCGTGCAGCGTTTAGATTTACACAGGATTTAGAAAGCCTAAATCATCTCGACGATACCACCCACGTTAAAACCGAGTTATACGGTTCACTAGGCCAAACTGGTATCGGCCACGGCACTGGTAAAGCCGTCATCCTCGGATTAGCTGGTTTTGAGCCAGAAACTATTGATCCAGAAATTATTGATACCTTTTTAGAGCAAGTCGACAAAGAAGAAACCATCAACCTACTCGGTCGTCATCAAACAGACTTCCCGCGTAAAAACGCCATTGTTTTCCATCGCCGTAAGAGCCTTCCTCTACATGCTAACGCGATGGAGCTATTTGCCTATAACGGAGACGATCTACTCTTTAGTAAGGTGTACTACTCTATCGGCGGCGGCTTTATTGTCGACGAAGAGGAAATGAAAACCTTCAGTAAAGAAAAGTCAGATACCAATATTGCAAAATACCCTTTTAACACCTCTGAAGAATTACTTGCCCAATGTAACAAGCATGGCCTTAGTATTTCTGCCCTGATGATGGCCAATGAAACCGTATTGGCACCGGAAGCAGACGTGTCAGAGCGTTTGGCAGGTATTTGGCACACCATGCGAGCTTCTGTTGAACGTGGCTGTCGCCGTGAAGGCATTTTACCTGGCGGTTTAAAACTGCGCCGCCGAGCCGCTAGTTTACATCGCCGCTTAAAAGTTGAAGAAGGCAGTAACGTTGATCCTCTATCGGCAATCGATTGGGTCAACCTCTTTGCGATGGCCGTTAACGAAGAAAACGCCGCTGGTGGACAAGTAGTAACAGCGCCAACTAACGGCGCGGCGGGAATTATTCCAGCAGTATTGTGTTATTTTGATAAGTTCATTCAACCTGTTGATGATGAAATTGCAGTGCGTTACTTACTCACTTCTGCTGCCATCGGTATTCTATACAAGAAAAATGCTTCTATTTCTGGTGCTGAGGTTGGTTGTCAAGGTGAAGTGGGCGTTGCTTGTTCAATGGCCGCAGCAGGTTTAACTGAAATCATGGGCGGCACTATTGATAATGTGGAAAACGCGGCCGAAGTTGGTATGGAGCATAACCTAGGTTTAACTTGTGATCCCGTAGGCGGTTTGGTACAGGTTCCTTGTATCGAACGTAACGCGATGGGGGCTGTAAAAGCAATTAATGCATCGCGTATCGCCATGCGCGGTGACGGTCAACACAAAGTATCCTTGGATAAAGTTATCAAAACCATGTGGGATACTGGTAACGATATGAAGAGTAAATACAAAGAAACTGCACGCGGTGGTTTGGCAGTTAATATCGTTGAGTGTTAATTTCTCAA from Psychrobium sp. MM17-31 includes these protein-coding regions:
- a CDS encoding LysM peptidoglycan-binding domain-containing protein → MNKVKHLVFPTLFFSGLMGCQSTTAPKHQPIAAQPVVEQPAPIVVEEVAPIAVVKAPTPQEVENLWYRIQMQFSLPHEDKKAVTSQLNWYKKHPKYIQRMSNRAAPYLFFIVEEVERRDMPLEIALLPIVESAFDPFAYSHGAASGMWQIIGDTGKRFGLKSNWWYDGRRDIVASTHAALDYLQFLHKHFKGDWLHALAAYNSGEGRVGRAIRKNKKLGKPTDFWSLKLPAETRDYVPKLLALAKLLDDPKKYNLVWPTLPNTQQVAEVSTGSQIDLALAAKLADMELKALYKLNPGFNRWATPPNGDVKLLLPLAKSETFKQALAKTPKKDRLHWTRYQIKNGDTLGQIAQRHQTTASIIRQINNLSGNNIRAGKHLLIPIAANNLSDYQLSADSRLAATQNKKRGQLKTTHIVQSGDNLWDIARKYKVSHRSIAKWNGMAPTDNLRLGKKLVIWLDGKHTSTGPGNKVVRTITYRVKNGDSIARIAQKFNLKVKDVVKWNALNVKKYLQPGQRLKLKVDVTQINS
- a CDS encoding YciK family oxidoreductase, with the translated sequence MFDFTCQKNALHERVILVTGAGDGIGRQAALSYAEHGATVILLGKTVAKLEAVYDEITNAGYPQPAIIPLDLKGATRQNYLDMADTIEQQFGRLDGVLHNASILTVLSPFDEIEEDSFDDIMQVNVKAPFIMTQALLPLLRATKNSSVIFTSSGVGRKGRAFWGGYAISKFATEGMMETLADEVSGTNVRVNSINPGATATQMRSRAYPGEDAKTLKTPLEIMPVYLYLMSDDSIETNGQALNAQK
- a CDS encoding L-serine ammonia-lyase; the protein is MISVFDMFSIGIGPSSSHTVGPMRAAFRFTQDLESLNHLDDTTHVKTELYGSLGQTGIGHGTGKAVILGLAGFEPETIDPEIIDTFLEQVDKEETINLLGRHQTDFPRKNAIVFHRRKSLPLHANAMELFAYNGDDLLFSKVYYSIGGGFIVDEEEMKTFSKEKSDTNIAKYPFNTSEELLAQCNKHGLSISALMMANETVLAPEADVSERLAGIWHTMRASVERGCRREGILPGGLKLRRRAASLHRRLKVEEGSNVDPLSAIDWVNLFAMAVNEENAAGGQVVTAPTNGAAGIIPAVLCYFDKFIQPVDDEIAVRYLLTSAAIGILYKKNASISGAEVGCQGEVGVACSMAAAGLTEIMGGTIDNVENAAEVGMEHNLGLTCDPVGGLVQVPCIERNAMGAVKAINASRIAMRGDGQHKVSLDKVIKTMWDTGNDMKSKYKETARGGLAVNIVEC
- a CDS encoding VolA/Pla-1 family phospholipase; this translates as MKKLMLSVAVASALGLTACGGGDTVAEIKEEVIDNGGQQLPLSRIDYDPANAIVPVPNDLLFSGTTDGTLNMPGETVPAGAAINYYDPSTAIGALDGWSTVAPMSINVKMAQGVSLEPTSVSQAGAVRVFEATLGGPLSPDAECTTAPSVSACKIGEELTFGVDFVTTVSGSQIVMVPIKPFKAKQGYLVAVTNLVTDSNGNALAPSSTYESVRIDVNTKPLPLPSQLSLQTLINSYENALDGAGVDKDSLVYSAGFTTQSTSDVFDVAKLGMLASAPVITPFTSTTFTAGQMLVGAGAVDPSTPAGKQAFDSASRAMMYNATLNAPQYLKTPTAAGCKTTAEMPTPNPVNCPELFSRFEAMGDSPITVVGALQSGVLSAESFAAQYAPQAQALGRGAFDNNPANLVGMTFTVEVEVNGQKVNVPLDQVRHLTKFNPLPKVQSVAQIPMLISVPNEAVINAGRAARGEDPIEMPAAGWPVMIYQHGITTTKETLLPFAGAMAEAGIVVVAIDHPLHGARVGQMTTPLGVLPIGASDTKVGEQTIPGNSTTYLNLASLLTARDNLRQSEMDLLALRLALNAKANDPSLKIDPTNVSFYGHSLGAITGVSFVANANRPLSIEVPGNPYGIKAASFLAPGGGIPGFLLESGSFGGTVKDGLTSSSTFQDLLASTAAAQGITADQLAALKEANAPQYTALVDAVYGPFSAQFAFAAQTAVDASDPINYGSMIAGNTDAMHVMEVVGDGADNLPDQVVPNQAKNSPLSGTEPLAKLMELISVSETMMNADGMKGIVRFTDGHHSSILTNDVTRGGTTVEGNTKVLLEMQSELATFIGSGGKVIPVTDATVVKQ
- a CDS encoding DUF1289 domain-containing protein, with product MKNELRDQLQLFTIESPCIGICEVNNRGYCKGCFRSRDERFYWHRLSDADKSKVIRLCQRRKRRKQSQSKGGDDSPSPNLSLF
- a CDS encoding DEAD/DEAH box helicase is translated as MSFSNFGLDKRLTASIEHLGFAQPTPIQNEAIPVAIAGKDILASSQTGSGKTVAFLLPIMQRLLRQKAFSKRDPRALILAPTRELAFQVYQDFKKLTGSTNLKASLIVGGESFNEQAKVLRKEPDIIIGTPGRMADHLEHRHIALHALEVLVLDEADRMLDLGFATALRHINNNADHRKRQTMLFSATIDDQAIKSLSVEVLKDAKRIEIGHSTDKHKNISQRILLSDHLDHKQAQLSAICKDEFEQMLIFTATKADSDRLAALLCEQGVNTAALHGDLPQAQRNKVMDDFKRTVTKVLVATDIAARGLDIKHVSHVVNFDLPKHPEDYIHRIGRTGRAGNSGVAISLVSKKDWASFERIQLLLKTKFKFDTIEGLKARFKGLKPKAPAKRKPVVKRLSAIKKASNKPALKAKAKKLDKSFVDSVEVGHIPMKRKPRVRNDDES
- the gloB gene encoding hydroxyacylglutathione hydrolase gives rise to the protein MSSLYQVEGIKAFNDNYIWAITKTDNNHCVVVDPGSAKEVISFLEQHQLQLTAILITHHHNDHIGGVPTLTERFPDVVVYGPSKEAQRVVQQPLSQDDVITIESLGLTLKVLDVPGHTLGHIAYCDNHSLFCGDTLFSGGCGRMFEGDPSMFSSSLKKLSQLPTTTKVYCAHEYTLSNLKFAKSVLPTASELDDYIAHCNHQRERDLPTIPSNINTELAINPFMRLNDPTLIDSLNQQFDLSLSINGDISETFKWLRHWKDTF
- the purU gene encoding formyltetrahydrofolate deformylase, with the protein product MNRHYRLVISCPDQIGIVSKISQFIAKHQGSITEANHHTDVQDNWFFMRHKIAADTFPLSLEQFRQEFTPLAKELNLDWSITDSGVKNKVILMCSKESHCLVDILNQWHSGDLDCDISCVISNHPDFSELVKWYGIPYHHVPVTRDKSIHFNQITELIDKYDSDTVVLARYMQILPSNMCDRFHHQIINIHHSFLPSFVGAKPYHQAYNRGVKLIGATCHYVTQDLDEGPIIEQDVARVSHRMTPQDMVRLGKDVEKRVLSNGLRMHLEGRVIVHDNKTIILD